DNA sequence from the Vicia villosa cultivar HV-30 ecotype Madison, WI linkage group LG3, Vvil1.0, whole genome shotgun sequence genome:
CTCTCATCAAGTTGTCGTTCAACAGAGCCATGGAGATCATCACTACCAACAGAGTTATTCCACGCGGGGACAAGCCATGGCACGTGACAGTGTTGTTGTGGACATGAAAGGGTTAAGAGAAAGAGAAGATGGTGAAGTGgttaagaataatattaaaatgaaaaatgGTAATGAGGGGATTAAGGTTTTTGGAGATGCTAAGGTTGGATACTATGTTGATGTTGGTGGGGAACAACTGTGGATTGATGTTTTATATGAAACACTTGAATATAGACTTGCACCTGTTTCTTGGACAGATTATCTTTACTTGACTGTTGGAGGAACACTCTCTACTCTAATGCTGGAATTAGTGGACAAACCTTTCGTTATGGACCTCAAATTACTGTTCATCAATTGGATGTTCGCTCTGAAACCCTATTACCTTAAATGGTCCGAATTGACATTTATAAACTTAAGAAAAAGAcagttttaagaaaaaaaagcTGAGGAATTTCGCTCTGAAACCCTATTAGGGTCTGCGACAGTGGTTTGGACTGGAGCCTCAATTAGAGGCCACTGTAACCGCTATTGTTGATATTTCTTCATCCGTGAAAGAATGGAATTACAAAGTATGTCAGAGCTGTGTTCTTTTTATTTTACTAGCTCTGTTTTTCACTTTCTTCATCTAAAAGTATGAAATAATGTGTTAATATTTCTAAGTATTCCTAACTCATGAGCCATTACCAGAAAACAAGTTATTTCTAGCAGTAACCATTTCAGAAAAACCCATAATAATAAACATACCAGAAGTTCCAGATTTAGCTATGGTCCCCAAATTCTTTATCAAATCCTCCTTTGTCATACCAATACCTCTGTCTCTAATAGATAGAATTTTCTTTTCCTTATCTAACTTAATCTGTTGCAGTACATAATACAATTTAGTTTCACTAAATAAACTACAAAAACAGCAATAAAACATATTTCACAAATCGCCGTCATAATTTACAAAGAAATAAACTATAGAGAAATAATTACTAAAATAGATAGAagcttataaataaatatttagctAAACTAACCTGGATTTCAAGCTTGGCGTTGTCACCttcacccaaaatctctttaacaGTTAGAGAAAGGAACCTAATCTTGAACCTAATCTCTTCAGGTCATTTAAGAGTGAGAGGTTGATTGAAAGGGTGATGATTTTCCCAAACAAGTTTAAACATTAGAGCTTTAGGACTTTACTTTTACATAAAAATGAAACGTTAACTCATATGGTTGCCAGAACTTAGTATAATAATTTAAAGTTCATTTCTTGTATTTCAAAGTATGGTCGAATTAGAGTTTTATAATTCAGCAAGAGTCATCCCTCAAGTATGCCACATACTACACACTTCCCTCACCAAAGAGTGTCTCTCTCAATCTTCCCTTGCCAAAGAATTTAGATATTTTTCTTCAGCTAAGTCTTATAATGTGTTGTTCTAATTtaacaacaataacatacattGCTTAAGTAAAAGGAACCATCACTCATATCACTCTAACTATAACGGAATTAAATTGACATTTATAATATCATTAAACATTAAACATATATCAAGCTTTCATTGAATTAGTACAATTTCACTcggttcttttcttttcaacttcaacaGTCATACCTGAAGTACAATTTCGTTTCTTTTCAACTTAATTCACTTGCTTACTTGAGTTAAAATGGAAATTTATCATGGTAAAGTGCAGGAAAAGTAGATTGAGAAACCAAATTTCcagtttttcttttttaaataaccaAATATACTAAAAACACTCACATCCGAGCACAAGGTATACCCGAAAGGAGGAAAAAATAGATTACAATGGACATACTGCAACATAAACCAAAACAGCAGCAGAGCTAAAAAATCAAAGGGAAAAAACCAATAGCTAACAAAAGCTCCTAACAAAGGGAAAAGACTCAATTTCCGTTTTTTCATTTGAAGTAGCAGAACTGGCAATTCCAGTGTCTTAATTTATCAAATAGAAGGTCAAGCCATCTTAACAGCAAGAGTAAATACCAAACCACAATAAAACCTATGTAAAGTTACTTAAATGCACAAattttacattttaattcatcAAACATATTACAAAATTTATGTACCTTGTGTCCTCTGCTTTGCTTCTCGACTGATCCTTGATTTGCAGTCTGTCCTTGCTTTCCAGCCAGTCTTCAACCTTTTGAGAAAACAATCTAGTATTCATGTTGGCAGCGTCAAGCTTCTCTTTAAtttccttattttcttcattcaaatAGACGATAGTATCTTGTGCTTCATGCAATGCACCCTGTAACTCATTAATCAATCTACTCATTCTATTATTTTCTTCTAGAGTTTCATCCTGAACTTTCTTGGTCTCAAATAAATCCTGTTCCAAGGCCATCATATCAAGCTTCATAGTTTCAACTTCAAACTGAGACTCCATGGATGAAAATGGTTCATCCAGTTTCTCCACGGACAATGCTGATAGCTCTAACTCCGCTTCTTTAGTCTCTAGCTCACGAATCAAAGAAAATTGCTTTGAATTGGAGATATTCAGTTCCTCCCTTAAGGTGAAAACTTCTTTTCGTAAATCTTCCATCTCCTTGAACTTCAAATCAAGATCGCAAGCATGCTCTTTTAGATAGTTCACTTCCGTGTTTTTTGCACTGAGTTGATCCCGAAGATAAtctgtataaaataaaaaataaatcatgcCAATTAAAGAGCACCAAAACCTCAAAATTAAATATGGGAATCAAATACATATTGAAAGGAACTCCATTCATTTCTAGGATTGGATTTTTAAAGTCTGTACATACTTCTGTCCAAAATATTCTGACTTCCTTCATTTCAGACCTCCTTGTCATTGAATATATTGTTATCTCAACTAATAAGATTCAAAATGTTAGAAGGTTTTTCTTCCCACATATTTTGATGTCTCGCTACAAAAA
Encoded proteins:
- the LOC131662025 gene encoding uncharacterized protein LOC131662025, which encodes MYCTGCKLQPAQRKHLLRKLWQTSLEIEDYLRDQLSAKNTEVNYLKEHACDLDLKFKEMEDLRKEVFTLREELNISNSKQFSLIRELETKEAELELSALSVEKLDEPFSSMESQFEVETMKLDMMALEQDLFETKKVQDETLEENNRMSRLINELQGALHEAQDTIVYLNEENKEIKEKLDAANMNTRLFSQKVEDWLESKDRLQIKDQSRSKAEDTRYINFVICLMN